The Psychrobacillus sp. FSL K6-4046 DNA window ACTTATTAAAAGAAGAACATTAGCTAAAGAGGTAGCGGATCAAGGACGTATTACCATTAATAATAAGGTGGCAAAGGCTAGCTCTGACGTTAAGGTTGGTGACGAGCTATCTATTCGTTTCGGCCAAAAGGTTGTGACTGCATCCGTGGACGGGATTAAAGACTCTGCTAAAAAAGAAGAAGCTGCATCCATGTTCACCATTATTAAAGAAGAGAGATTAGAGAAGGTAGATCCTCAGTTCATTGACGATGAAGATTAGGAGAAAGATTATCTTGGTTTTCAAAGATTACGTTTAAAGTGGAAGATGATAGTCTTCCTTTCCGGCTAAATCTATTAAGAATAAATTCTTTTAAAAAAAAGCATGAGATTGTGTCATGCTTTTTTTATATGGAGCATACAATAGATTAGGACAAGGAGAGGAGAGAGTATATGCAATATCAAGCAGAGAATCAAACTATCACAATTCCGTCGGGGGATCACTTAATTTCACTAAGAAATCGTAAAAGAATGGACTTAACATCTGTAAAAGCAATCGAACGATTTGATCAGCAGGAATTTTATGTACGTACATCTCAAGGAACCCTTCATATCAAAGGAGAGGACTTGAAGATTGTCCATCTAGATGTTGATAAAGGACTTCTAACTTTGGAGGGCATTGTACGATCTATGGAGTACGATGAGGAACAAAGTTCAGACGGTGCTAGAGGATTACTTCATAAATTATTCGGATGACACTTTCTCTACAGTTTTATAGTTTAATGCTAATGATCGGCAGCGGTATTTTAGTTGGTGCTGTAATAGAAGGAACGCGTTTTATAACGGAGCATACTCCCAAGCGTTCCTTTGTTTTTAAATATCAGGTAGTGTTAGAAATAGTTATTTGGATTTTAATGGGACTAGCGACCTTTTACATTCTTTTTAATGTACGAGACGGGATTTGGAGAATTTATGATCCACTTGCACAAGTGTTAGGAATTCTCCTTTACCAGTTATTTTTTCAGCCCGTCTTTCGGTTAGCTGGAAGAATCTTTTTGCGTTTGGTAGTAAAGCCGATTTGGTTCATAATTCGGACCATTTTTAGGATTCTTGGAAAAATTATATCTTTTATCATACTTATTATCAGTTTAATAATAAAACCATTCCGTACTCCATACAAAAAATTAAAGCTATTGGCACTACAGAAATTGCCAAAAATAAGTTATAATAAAAGATACCAAAAATATAAGAAAAAATATAAGAAAAGATAGGAGAGAACGATGTGAGGCAGAGACAAATACAAAAAGAACCATATGAAAAACAAGTGGCATCTATAAATACAGATTATTTACGCTCTGTTCAACGTCGCGAATCTCGTATAAAATCTAAAAAAGTTCGGTTATTTAGACGGTTAGCAGCATTCTTTATCGTTTCAATCGCGGTAACTGGATTTTTAATAATGACCCTTGTGAACAGCCATCAAACATTAGCAGAGAAAAAGGAACAGCAGGTCCAGGTAGAAGAAGAACTAGCAAAAGTTCAAGAAGACCAAGAAATGCTCAAAATTCAAATCTCTAAGTTAAATGATGATGATTACATCGGAAAGCTATTAAGAAAAGAGTTTTTCCTTTCAGAGGACGGCGAAATTATCTTCTCTCTTCCAGAGGAAAATGATAAGTAAATTAAAAAAAACCAATTTGAAGAGAGTGGTCTTGTTGACACTCTTTTTTTGTTAGCTATAATAAAAGATAGGATATGTATAAAAAAACTATACAAATTCATTTTTTAAGGACCGCTTAAATTTTAAGGAGGAGCATTTTTTTTATGTCAATTGAAGTAGGCAGCAAGGTACAAGGTAAAGTAACAGGAATCACTAACTTCGGAGCATTTGTCGAGCTTCCAGGAGGCTCAACTGGTCTAGTTCACATTAGTGAAGTTGCAGATAACTATGTGAAGGATATTAATGATCATTTAAAAGTGGGCGACATGGTAGAAGTTAAAGTGATGAATGTTGAAGCGGATGGCAAAATCGGCTTATCTATTCGTAAAGCAAAGCCACAAGCAGAAAGACCAGAGAGACCAGAACGTCCTCAGCGTCCACGCAGTAATAACCGCCCGAACGATCGTGATCGTCCGAGCAAAGAGAATTTTGAGCAAAAAATGGCGAGATTCTTAAAGGATAGTGAAGATCGTTTGACTACGTTAAAACGCGCAACTGAATCTAAACGCGGTGGTAGAGGCGCAAAACGAGGATAACATGCTGTCTGTTTTATCGGTAGAAAAAATGTTTAATAGATGTAGAAAGGTGCTAGCTTAGCTAGTGCCTTTTTTGTATTGGCTATGTTAAAGGTTAGGGTTGATTTATGATGCAAAGAAATCTTAAATCAGAGAGTAGAATTGATTTCCGCACCAGCCGGACGCTTTCCACGGGGTGAGCGATAAGCCATCACCCATCGCTTACGCGCGTGGTTGTGATGTCTTATCTGTCTCACTCATCCCGTAGGAGTCGCCGTCTGGCGCTCCAATCAATAAATGGGAACTAGCATCGGTAAAGCGCTAATAAATTTACTCGCATAAACAAAGCTAAAAACTGTCACCAACCCCAATTTCATCATCTATTTATGTTCTTAATAGCCATTTGAAAGTTCCTTTGTTTATGTTTACAGTCACTATAAAAAAAATTTTCAGTCAAAATCAACCAATAACTTAAACAAAGCTTTTGTATTTAAAATATTTTCAAAATACACACAATTAAGGTAATATTTAATTAGTACAACCATGAAAAAGAGTATGAATAGTTAATTCTAGGAATTTATTGTAGGAGGATGAGTGATGACTAAGGATGAAATTCTATATGCACATCAAAAATACTTACATTGGTTAACTTTTCTTGAGAAGATGAGTGAAGATGAAGGGAATACTCCTTATAGAGAAGGGAAATGGACTCCAAACGAGATTGTAATGCATCTGGCAGAGTGGGATAAGTTTACCTTGCAGGAGCGTCTACCTCTAATGAAAGAAGGGGAAAAACATCAAGCGTACCCGAATTTCGAAGACTTCAATGCAAAAGCTGCAGCCCTTGCTCATGAACAAACATTTAAAGAAACCCTTGCTCATGCAAAAAAGCAACGTGAAGCGATCATGGCAGAGCTTCAGAAAATTGATGAAGTAGAATGGGATAGATACTTTTATATTGGTGACCATTCAAGTACTATACGAAATTATTTTACAGACTTCATCGAGCATGATCTACATCATCAAAAACAAGTAACACCGGAATATAATAACTAACCTCTCAAAAACCCGTTAGACAATTTTCAAAAGGTCTACGGGTTTTGTTCTTTGGGAAGTAAATAAGAAATTGCGATTTCCGTTCCAGTCGGACGCTTTCCGCCGGCATGGCCTCAGCCTCCTCGTCGCTGCGCTCCTGCGGGGTCTTCACCTCATGCTATTCCGGCAGGAGTCGCCGCCTTTCACTTCAATCACTTAGTATTCCTACTATGCAAATTAATGTTCTGCACAATTTCAAGCAATATAAAAATACATTCTGGAAAGATTTAAGTATCCTACTACAAAATTTTAGAAAGAATTAATATTTGAAGATTCTAATATGAATCAACTAATTAAACACTAGGTTTAGAAGATTATAAATGATCTACAATATGATAATCTCCATTTTTCTTTGCAGGCGCATAGTCTTTCCGATATATTATCGTACAGATATATCTCCAACTGTTGCATTAGGTTAACTATGCTTAGTGATCATCACTGGTAGGCTTGCCTAAAGAAAACCCTTCAAACAAACGCCCACCATAAGGCTGAAGCATCTCGTCGACAATCTCGACAATCTTCTCTTTTTCACGATGCTTGTAATAGGCATCGAAGGCTTCTGTAAATTTAATTGCAAATGATTCGTCAAATTGTTTCAAAGCACGATACCCCCATTTAGACGTACCCGTCCACTGCCGATTTGTTCTTAATACAAATTCATTGGCTAGATCTAAGAGGGAATGGACGACAAATAGCTCCTCTTGGGTATTTGTACAGCCAATAAAATCATCTAAAACATCTGTAAGAAAATAGCGTTTCATCGTAATAGTCTCTTTAGACCATTCCCTCGGTCCATTCGACAATAGTACGCGAGCCTCTTCTTGAATAGGGGACAATACCCCTTGCCCCTTTAATACCACTCCCTCCGCGACCATCTTTGGAAGGGAAGGCTTAGCCCTTTCACAATCCAGCTCAAAGAATTGCTTGTAGGAGCTCAAACTATGGGCAAATACCTCTATTGGCCATCCTTCTAAGTATAGAGATTCTCTATAGGAGGTGAGAATGTGCTCATCGAATATTACAATATCCAAATCAGAGGTGGAGGTACCTTCTCCTCGAACAACACTCCCAGCTAAAATGGCTCCTAGACAATGAGGAAAGTATTGCTGAACAAAATGCTCAGCTACTACAAGTGGATCACTTTTCTTCTTAAACATTTACCTGCCTCCTTTGATAAAAGGATAACAAAAAAGAGGTTGCAAGTATGCAACCTCTTTTTAAAGATGACCCCTACGGGATTCGAACCCGTGTTACCGCCGTGAAAGGGCGGTGTCTTAACCGCTTGACCAAGGGGCCGTATAAATGGCGGCCGAGGGGATCGAACCCCCGACCTCACGGGTATGAACCGTACGCTCTAGCCAGCTGAGCTAGGCCGCCGTTATAACAACAAATATCATATTACAAGCGTTTGGACAAAGTGTCAATACTTTTTTAAAAAGATATTCATAAATATTCATTTACGAAAAAAACTGACAATTTATGTGCGGATAATAACCTAGGAATACGTTGGTTTTCGAGTGGTCCAGGGCCAAATGCATCATTCAATATTTCAGGGAATTCAAAACGTGGTATATCAGGTCGAAAAGTTTTTGAGAGTGGTGCCAGGAAGAGACATACTTTTTGAGATCCACTAGGTATACTTCGAACATGAGTTGAATAGGGAGGAATACAATATGAAAACTATTTACGAACAAGAGCAAAAAAGAAGTTTCACATGGAGAAGGGTAGTTGAAAATATTCAAGCAAGAAAGGTCACCTTAACCTTAATGGCGACATTCTTTGTACTTTCATTTTTCTTAGCCCAGGTTGTTCTATTCGAAGCGTCAGTACCATTTTTCTTGCCTATTTGGGCATTGGTTAGCTTAAGATTTCAACGATTTATTCCTTGGACATTTGCAGGAGCACTATTAGGAAGCTTGACGCTTGGATTAGGGCAATTGATGATTCATGTATTTCAGGGTATTTTCTTTACGCTTCAAGGAAAGAAGCTGATAAATAAAATCCCTATTCCCTTATTTGTATTAATAGATGTCGTATTGATCCAGGTTCTTTGGCAATTCGCTTCATATGGGGGCTCAGTTCCAGTTTCTGTTTGGTTAGCGATAGGGTACGAAGGTGTATTGAGCTTGTTCATGACAATCTTTTTGTTTCAGTTATTCATTCCATTACCCGAATTGATCCATAAAAAATGGACAATGGAAAGGATGGGCTCTGCTTTATTAATAGGAGCCCTAGTGCTAACTGGTATGTCATCCTTTATCATTGGTTATGTTTCGGTTCCATTAATACTTGCACATCTAGTAATTGCTGTTGCTGCCGCGGTAGGAGGTGTTCAACTTTCTACTGTTGTGGCAGTCCTGGCGGGCACGGTATTAAGTATTTCCACCTTAAGCTTTAGTGGAATGATTGCGGTTTATGCCTTGACCGGCTTCTTAGCGGGTCTCCATAAGAGATTTGGCAGGCTTTGGCAGGCATTCAGTATGCTTGGAGCCACATTTTTCTTTCTGTTATATGATCGAACGTTACCTCTAGATTCGGTTTATATCGGCTCATTGGTAGCGGCCTCGCTAATCTTTTTTATGATTCCTTCTGCATGGATTAAGGATTTGAAGGAACAGCTTTATCCTGACACGACGCATGTCTTATTGAGAAGACAGAAGTGGATGACTGAAAAGGTGAATCATCAGTTACAGGAATTTCAACACTTTGTGGATTTCATTACGCGTTTTATATCAGATCGATTTGAACCTAAAGCAGCAAGTGAGGAGAGGGTAGAAGCATTAGTAACTTGTCAGTCTTGTTTTCATTATGAAAAATGTTGGGGGGCAAAATCAAACGGCATACCGAGTCTAATTCAACAGTGGGAGGAGCAACCTAAAAAAGCGAGGATACAGTTAGAAAAGAAAATGCAGTTTAAATGCGTTAAACCATTACAAATAATGCACGAATTAAAGGAGAGGGAGGCGAAAAGAAAGCTAGCCTATGAAATGCAGCATGGTAAAAAGATGTTTGCCTTAAAATTGAGAGATATGGGAAATCACATGAGTGAGCTGATGAACAACTTAGAAAATAATGTTGCGTTGTATACATCGCAGGAGGAAGAGGTGAAACAGAAATTTCAGCAATGCAATATTCCATTTTATCAAATAGATGTATTGAACATTGATGTGGGTCAGATGGAGGTAGTCTGCTGTTTGCCAATAGAAGCTAGAGGTAAAATGATAGGGGAAAGGTTAATAATTCCGATTTTATATGAGCTATGGAAGGAACCTTTTGAAATAACTTCGATGAAAGAAGTTCATCACCCATATGAACATATTCAAGTATCATTTAAATCTTCTGTCCGATTTAGTGTTTCACACGATATATTTACTTCTTCTAGTAAAAATACAATCTATTCAGGAGATGCACATGCCGTTTTCCAGCTACACCCGGGGTTATTAGCAGTTATTTTATCAGATGGGATGGGTAATAATGTAGAGGCACATAGGGAAAGTAGGAGGGTAATGCAGTTTATGAGGGAATGTCTTCATAAGAAAATGGATCCTGAGACAACTATGCATACATTGCATTATATGATGAGTCTACAAGATGACTCAGATAGCTATGCTACGGTAGATCTGGCTTTAATAGATTTACAAAAGGGAGAGTTGTGGTCCTGGAAAGCTGGTAGTATGTCTACGTATCTAATTCGAGGTAATGAGATGCGTAAAATTGAAAGTAAGCATGTGCCATTTGGCTTTTTGCCTACTTTTTCAATAGAGGCGAAAAAGGTCGATATTAAAGATGGAGATATATTATTAATGCTATCGGATGGTGTGTTCTCAGCAAATACAACAATAGAAAAACAGGAGGCCTACTACAAAAAGGTGTTACAGGATCCTACAATGAGTGCAGAAAAATTTGTGAAGATTTTAGAGGAAACCTACTCATTGCCAGGAGATGATAGAACTGTAATCTTTATGCAGGTGAAGCATGCTGTACCGGAATGGTCGATATTTTCACCAAGACAAGCCGCAAAATTTCAAGAAAAAATGGTACACTAGACTAGTATAAATGTTTATAGAGAAGTGAATTATGAAGATAGATTATTTTTAAGGGAGAGATGAGAAGATGCATCCATTCGTTCGAAAGGTGAAGCAATATATAGACCAGCACCGATTGATTGAAGAAAAAGAGCGTCTTCTTATCGCTTGTTCTGGCGGTACAGACTCTGTTGCAGTGGTACTAGCCATGAGGGAACTTGCGGTTTTTTACAGTTGTGAGCTTGGTATTGTTCATACAGATCATCAATTGCGTGGAAAAGAGTCTGCCGAGGACCTCGAATTCGTCAAGGAATTAGCTAATCGGTTAAAACTTCCTTTCTATTCTGCTGCGTTAGAGGTGATGAGTAGAGTAGAACAAGAAGGGGGAAATGTTCAAGTTATTTGTAGGCAGGAGCGTTATTCCTTTTTCGATGAGGTGATGGAAACCTATAATTATAACAAGCTTTTGCTGGGACACCATGCAGATGACCAAATAGAAAATGTCTTGATGTCGTTAATAAGAGGTACTATTAGCTCCACGATAACGGGGATTCCAAAAAAGAGACCTTTTTCAAGTGGTCAAATAATCCGTCCTTTTCTAGGTGTTACAAAGCAAGAGATTGCAACCTATCTAAAGGACCAACAACAACTTCATAGACATGACCCAAGCAATGACAAACATACATATACAAGGAATCGAAT harbors:
- a CDS encoding RNA-binding S4 domain-containing protein, which encodes MRLDKFLKVSRLIKRRTLAKEVADQGRITINNKVAKASSDVKVGDELSIRFGQKVVTASVDGIKDSAKKEEAASMFTIIKEERLEKVDPQFIDDED
- the yabP gene encoding sporulation protein YabP, whose protein sequence is MQYQAENQTITIPSGDHLISLRNRKRMDLTSVKAIERFDQQEFYVRTSQGTLHIKGEDLKIVHLDVDKGLLTLEGIVRSMEYDEEQSSDGARGLLHKLFG
- a CDS encoding septum formation initiator family protein; protein product: MRQRQIQKEPYEKQVASINTDYLRSVQRRESRIKSKKVRLFRRLAAFFIVSIAVTGFLIMTLVNSHQTLAEKKEQQVQVEEELAKVQEDQEMLKIQISKLNDDDYIGKLLRKEFFLSEDGEIIFSLPEENDK
- a CDS encoding S1 domain-containing RNA-binding protein, producing the protein MSIEVGSKVQGKVTGITNFGAFVELPGGSTGLVHISEVADNYVKDINDHLKVGDMVEVKVMNVEADGKIGLSIRKAKPQAERPERPERPQRPRSNNRPNDRDRPSKENFEQKMARFLKDSEDRLTTLKRATESKRGGRGAKRG
- a CDS encoding DinB family protein encodes the protein MTKDEILYAHQKYLHWLTFLEKMSEDEGNTPYREGKWTPNEIVMHLAEWDKFTLQERLPLMKEGEKHQAYPNFEDFNAKAAALAHEQTFKETLAHAKKQREAIMAELQKIDEVEWDRYFYIGDHSSTIRNYFTDFIEHDLHHQKQVTPEYNN
- a CDS encoding nucleotidyltransferase domain-containing protein, with the protein product MFKKKSDPLVVAEHFVQQYFPHCLGAILAGSVVRGEGTSTSDLDIVIFDEHILTSYRESLYLEGWPIEVFAHSLSSYKQFFELDCERAKPSLPKMVAEGVVLKGQGVLSPIQEEARVLLSNGPREWSKETITMKRYFLTDVLDDFIGCTNTQEELFVVHSLLDLANEFVLRTNRQWTGTSKWGYRALKQFDESFAIKFTEAFDAYYKHREKEKIVEIVDEMLQPYGGRLFEGFSLGKPTSDDH
- a CDS encoding SpoIIE family protein phosphatase; protein product: MKTIYEQEQKRSFTWRRVVENIQARKVTLTLMATFFVLSFFLAQVVLFEASVPFFLPIWALVSLRFQRFIPWTFAGALLGSLTLGLGQLMIHVFQGIFFTLQGKKLINKIPIPLFVLIDVVLIQVLWQFASYGGSVPVSVWLAIGYEGVLSLFMTIFLFQLFIPLPELIHKKWTMERMGSALLIGALVLTGMSSFIIGYVSVPLILAHLVIAVAAAVGGVQLSTVVAVLAGTVLSISTLSFSGMIAVYALTGFLAGLHKRFGRLWQAFSMLGATFFFLLYDRTLPLDSVYIGSLVAASLIFFMIPSAWIKDLKEQLYPDTTHVLLRRQKWMTEKVNHQLQEFQHFVDFITRFISDRFEPKAASEERVEALVTCQSCFHYEKCWGAKSNGIPSLIQQWEEQPKKARIQLEKKMQFKCVKPLQIMHELKEREAKRKLAYEMQHGKKMFALKLRDMGNHMSELMNNLENNVALYTSQEEEVKQKFQQCNIPFYQIDVLNIDVGQMEVVCCLPIEARGKMIGERLIIPILYELWKEPFEITSMKEVHHPYEHIQVSFKSSVRFSVSHDIFTSSSKNTIYSGDAHAVFQLHPGLLAVILSDGMGNNVEAHRESRRVMQFMRECLHKKMDPETTMHTLHYMMSLQDDSDSYATVDLALIDLQKGELWSWKAGSMSTYLIRGNEMRKIESKHVPFGFLPTFSIEAKKVDIKDGDILLMLSDGVFSANTTIEKQEAYYKKVLQDPTMSAEKFVKILEETYSLPGDDRTVIFMQVKHAVPEWSIFSPRQAAKFQEKMVH